One window of Chlamydia sp. 04-14 genomic DNA carries:
- the cutA gene encoding divalent-cation tolerance protein CutA, with amino-acid sequence MTPIIIFTQLPSQEEAEHISNTLVIQKLAACVHICQKGKSTYMWEGKLCVAEEYQMQIKTTSSRFSAISTIIQSLCSYDVPEIIFVKIDDGNEKYLQWLSLETAPQMPQE; translated from the coding sequence ATGACTCCCATAATCATCTTTACTCAGTTACCTTCTCAAGAAGAAGCCGAACATATTTCTAATACTTTAGTGATTCAGAAGCTTGCTGCCTGTGTTCATATTTGTCAAAAAGGGAAATCTACTTATATGTGGGAAGGCAAACTCTGCGTTGCCGAAGAATATCAAATGCAAATCAAAACAACATCCTCTCGATTTTCAGCTATTTCTACAATCATTCAATCACTTTGTTCTTATGATGTTCCTGAAATCATTTTTGTTAAAATTGACGATGGAAATGAGAAATATTTACAGTGGTTATCTCTAGAAACTGCCCCACAAATGCCTCAGGAATGA